Part of the Haloarcula laminariae genome is shown below.
AACATCAACGGGACCGAGGGCTCCGTCAGCGTCATCGGGGCCGTCTCGCCGCCGGGCGGCGACTTCTCGGAGCCGGTGACCCAGAACACGCTGCGTATCGTCAAGACGTTCTGGGCGCTGGACGCCGACCTCGCCGAACGCCGGCACTTCCCCTCTATCAACTGGAACGAGTCCTACTCGCTGTATCGGGAACAGCTGGACCCGTGGTTCGTCGACAACGTCCGCGAGGACTGGCCCGACACGCGCCAGTGGGCCATCGACACGCTGGACGAGGAGGCCGAACTGCAGGAGATCGTCCAGCTCGTCGGGAAGGACGCCCTGCCCGAGGACCAGCAGCTGACCCTGGAAATCGCCCGCTACCTGCGTGAGGCGTGGCTCCAGCAGAACGCGTTCCACCCGACGGACACCTACTGCGAGCCCGAGAAGACGTACCGCATCATGGACGCCATCAAGACGTACAACGACGAGGCCTTCGAGGCGCTCGACGCCGGCGTGCCCGTCGAGGAGCTCACCGACATCGAGAGCGCCCCGCGGCTCAACCGCATCGGCGTCCAGGAGGACTATAACGAGTACATCGACGAGCTCGAGGACGACATCGCCTCCGAGCTCCGGGAGCTATACTAATGAAAGAGTACCAGACAATCACCGAGATAAGCGGCCCGCTGGTGTTCGTCGAGACCGACGAGCCGGTCGGCTACGACGAGATCGTCGAGATCGAGACCAGCGACGGCCAGATGCGCCGCGGCCAGGTGCTCGAATCGGCGAGCGACTACGTCGCCATCCAGGTGTTCGAGGGGACAGAGGGTATCGACCGCGAGGCCTCCGTCCGCTTCCTCGGCGAGACGATGAAGATGCCCGTCACCGAGGACCTGCTCGGGCGGGTCATGGACGGGACCGGCCAGCCCATCGACGGCGGCCCGGAGATCGTCCCCGACGAGCGCCAGGACATCGTCGGCGCGGCCATCAACCCCTTCTCCCGGGAGTACCCCGAGGAGTTCATCCAGACCGGGGTCTCGGCCATCGACGGCATGAACACGCTCGTGCGCGGCCAGAAGCTCCCCATCTTCTCGGCGTCCGGGCTCCCGCACAACGACCTCGCGCTCCAGATCGCGCGACAGGCGTCCGTGCCGGAGGAAGAGGAGGGCGACGACGACGAAGGGTCCGAGTTCGCCGTCATCTTCGGCGCGATGGGTATCACCGCGGAGGAGGCAAACGAGTTCATGGACGACTTCGAGCGCACCGGCGCGCTGGAACGCTCGGTCGTCTTCATGAACCTCGCGGACGACCCCGCCGTCGAGCGGACGATTACGCCGCGACTCGCGCTCACCACGGCCGAGTACCTCGCCTTCGAGAAGGACTACCACGTGCTGGTCATCCTGACGGACATGACCAACTACTGCGAGGCGCTGCGAGAGATCGGCGCCGCGCGTGAGGAGGTCCCGGGCCGGCGTGGCTACCCCGGTTACATGTACACGGACCTGGCCCAGCTCTACGAGCGGGCCGGCCGCATCGAGGGCCGCGAGGGCTCTGTCACGCAGATTCCCATCCTCACGATGCCGGGCGACGACGACACGCACCCCATCCCGGACCTCACGGGGTACATCACCGAGGGCCAGATCTACATCGACCGCGACCTCAACAGCCAGGGCGTCCAGCCGCCGATCAACGTCCTGCCGAGCCTGTCGCGGCTGATGGACGACGGCATCGGTGAGGGGCTCACCCGCGCCGACCACGCCGACGTGAAAGACCAGATCTTCGCCGCCTACGCGGAGGGTGAGGACCTCCGGGACCTGGTGAACATCGTCGGCCGCGAGGCGCTGTCGGACCTCGACAACAAGTACCTGGACTTCGCGGACCGCTTCGAGGACGAGTTCGTCGACCAGGGGACGGACACGGACCGCGACATCGACGAGACCCTCGAACTCGGCTGGGACCTGCTCTCGATGCTCCCCAAGGACGCGCTGAACCGCATCGACGAGGAGCTCATCGAGGAACACTACCGCGAGGACGAGACGGCCGAAGAAGTCGCCGCGGACTGAGCGGCCTCTCCGGTTCGGCTTCGCGCAACCTTTGCTGCTTCCTACCCAATTGATTGGGTGTGGCAAACTTCACTTGTCGAACCCAAAGTACAGATGCACTATGCCACAACCAGGGAGCGAACAGATATGGCTATGGCTCGGCACAGCAGGCATGTTCCTCGGCATGCTGTACTTCATCGGCCGAGGCTGGGGTGAGACCGACGACCGCCGTCAGAAGTTCTACATCGCCACGATACTGATAACGGCGATAGCGTTCGTGAACTATCTGATGATGGCGCTCGGGTTCGGGCTGACCTTCATCGACCTGCCGAACGACCCGGAGGCCCCCATCTACTGGGCCCGCTACACGGACTGGCTGTTTACCACGCCGCTGTTGCTGTACGACCTCGCGTTGCTCGCGGGGGCGGACCGCAACACCATCTCGACGCTGGTCAGCCTCGACGTGTTGATGATAGGCACCGGCGTGTTGGCGACGCTGTCGGCCGGGAGCGGCGTCCTCTCGGCGGGCGCGGAGCGGCTCGTCTGGTGGGGCATCAGCACCGCCTTCCTGCTCGTGTTGCTGTATTTCCTGTTCAGCACGCTGTCGAGCAGGGTCACCGACCTCCCCAGCGACACCCAGGGGACCTTCCGGACGCTGCGGAACCTCGTGGCCGTGGTCTGGCTGGTCTACCCCGTCTGGTGGCTCATCGGCACCGAAGGGCTCGGACTGGTCGGCATCTTCTCGGAGACGGCCGGCTTCATGGTCATCGACCTGGTCGCGAAGGTCGGCTTCGGGTTCATCCTCCTGCGCAGTCACAGCGTCCTCGATGGCGCGGCCGCCCCGACGGGCGCGACGCCGGCGGACGACTAGCGAGGTTCTGACCGAAGGGAAGAACCTCGAACGTCGAACGGGGAACGCAGTGACCCGTGAGACACGACGGCTGTCCGTTTTTTCCGACCGCGAAACCGATAGCGCCGGCCCCGAGCCGACTGAAAACGGTTAACTGGCTACGCCCGAAACGGCCCTGTAATGGCGAAGGACGTCAAACCGACTCGGAAGAACTTGATGCAGATAGAGGACCGCATCGAGCTCTCCGAGCGCGGGCACGATACGCTGGAGAAGAAGCGTGACGGCCTCATCATGGAGTTCATGGATATTCTCGACCAGGCACAGGACGTCCGGGAGGACTTGGACGACTCCTACGACCGCGCCCAGGACGCCATCAACATGGCCCGGGCGATGGAGGGCGACGTGGCGGTCCGCGGCGCCGCGGCCGCGCTCAAGGAGCACCCCGAACTGACGACCCAGTCGAAGAACATCATGGGCGTCGTCGTTCCCCAAATCGACTCGACGGGCGTCAAGAAGTCCCTGGACGAACGCGGCTACGGCGTGATGGGCACCTCCGCCCGCATCGACGAGGCCGCCGACGCCTACGAGGAACTCATCGAGAACATCATCCTCGCCGCCGAGGTGGAGACGGCGATGAAGAAGATGCTCGAAGAGATCGAGACCACGAAACGCCGCGTCAACGCCCTGGAGTTCAAGCTCCTGCCCGACCTCCACGACAACAAGGAGTACATCGAGCAGAAGCTCGAAGAACAGGAGCGAGAAGAGATTTTCCGCATGAAGAAAATCAAGGCCAAGAAGGAAGAGGAGGAGGACGCCATCGCGGCCGAGGAAGCCAACGAGGAAGCCGAGCCGCTCACGGCCGACGACTGACGGACCTATTTCTCCCCTATGTCCTGCCAGAGCTGCGGTGGCGAGACCGTCGCCGTGCCGGTGTCCGCGGAGCTACGCGAGTACCTGCCCGGCGACGCGCCGGCCGTGGCGGTCTGTCGGGCCTGCCTGGCGATGGAGCCGACCGACGACGCGCCCGAGGCCGTCCCGGACCTGACCGTCCTCGACGACGCCGTCCCGTCCAGCCCCGAGGCCGCCGTCCCGCTGGTGTTGCTCGTGGGGTTGCTCGACTCGCTGGCGGTCCATCGGCCGGAGATAACCGCCTTGCTCGAACGGGTCGAGCAGGCCGGGACGGACCCGCTGCTCGCCGTCGACCGCCTCGCGGACGGCTACGGCGCCGACGCCCACGTCGACCTCGCCGCCCGCCGCCGGCAGCTCGAACAGCTCCTCTGAGACGCGTTCCTGTCGGTCAGGGCCGGATATCGGCACCGGCAAACCGCTACGAGACCCTGTACGAGGGGTTCCTAACGAGTTAGGCACCGAAATTTTATACGTCCCGTCGCTTGCACGAAACGCGGCAGACACAAGCGTGTGTCCGCTCGTGGACTGACACTCTGCCCACCCTCCCCACCCATTCCCCATTTTGCCGCCTACACGCCCGTCGAGTAGCGAAGCAGTCCGGCGACACCGCCGAAGGCGGTCAGCAGCTGCTCGCCCTTCTCGAAGTCCGTAGAGATAAACACCGTCTCGGTGCCCCGCTGGTCGGCCAGCTCCATCAGGTGGTCGATGGCGTCCTCGCGCTCGCCCTCCTCGGCGTCGACCGTCGCGCTACAGCGCGTACAGTCGTGGTCGGGGGTTGCCTTCGCGCTGTCGATGAGGTCGTACTCGTCGTGGCCGTTCTCGCAGGTGTAGGCGACGACGTCCTTCCGGAGGTCCTCGGAGATGAGCAGCTCCTCGACGGCGCCCATGTTGAGGTTCTGGCGGGTCTGGTCGAAGCCGTAGGTGGCCTTGTCCCCGTCGTGGAGCTGTTTGAAGAACTCCTCCATGACCTGCTTGTCCTGGAGCATCTCGTGTTCCTCCAGGACGTCCTCGGCGGCGTCGACCAGGTCGTAGAGGCCGGACTCGTCGGTGTAGGCGATGTCGAACTTCCCCAGCACCATGTCCTGTAGCTCGTGGTGGAGGTAGTCGCCGTCGAGGAACTCGTCTTTCGTCGGCGAGGGGCCGCCCACGAGGACGCCGTCCATCTCGTGGCGGTCCGGGACCATCAGGTCGTTGGCCATGCCGGCGACCTCCTGGTAGAAGTTGTCGATGGCCTCCAGGCGAAGCCGGGCGAATCGCTGGGCGGACTGGCCACCTTTCCGCTGCTTGCCGGGGACCAGTGAGGAGGCGGACTTGACGGGCTCGACGCGTTTGCCCTTGAGCCAGCCGACGTTTGCCTCCCGCCGGTCCAGCACGATGAGGCCGAAGAGGCCCTTATCCGCCAGCATGTTCTCCAGTGGCTCGGTGAGGAAGGCCGAGTCACAGTGGTAGCGGAAGGACTCGATGGGGTCGGGCGGCGACTCTAAGACCTTCGTCACCATGTCGGTCCGGCCGCCGCCGGAGTCGATGGCGCCCGAGAACAGCACCATCCCGTTCTCCGGCGGGCGCACGTCGTAGTAGCGCAGGCGGTCCTTGAGGGAGGTCAGGGCGTCCTGGACCGCCGTTCGGGTGGCCTTCGATTTGATGTTCGAGGCCTCGGAGTGTTCCTGCGTGACGTGGGCGACCACGTCGCTGAGGAGTTTGTCCTCGGGCACGTAGATAGAGACCAGCTGGGTGCCCGACCCCTCGTACCCCTTGAGTTCCTCTATGACCTTCTTGAACTCGTACTTCTGTTTGTCCGACTGCTCCTGTTCCTGGGGCTCGCTCATTACCACGATTTCGGTAGTGTCGCCTAAGAACCTGTTGACAGAGAGGTTCGAGCTACGTGCGACTCCCTGTCACGCGCATCGAGGGGTGAAACGGCCGGCGACTGGGGGGCCGAGCGATTCGACGGGGTTCGGAGTGGAACGGGGGATACGGGCTGACGCAAGCGTCTCGTCCCATCGAAACGACCGGTAAAGCCCGTGCACTGCTCACACTTGCTACCGCCTTCATCCCGTCACGAATCCCGGTATTGGGCGGCTGTCATGACGGCTCACGGACAGCCGGCTTTATATGATTCCCACTATAGAACACAGACAACAGATTATGGCGGGGTATGTTTGTACCATCGCAGGCGGGAAAGGCGGGGTCGGCAAGACTACCACTGCTGTCAACGTCGGTGCGGGACTGCAGGAACTGGGGTACGACGTCGCCGTCGTCGACGCCGACCTCGGGATGGCGAATCTGGGGTCGATGCTGGCGGTCGAACCCGACAGAAGCGTCCACGAGATTCTGGCCGGCGATGCGGCCGTCAGCGAGGCCCTGACCGACGCTCCCGGCGGCCTGACCGTCATCGCCGGCGAGCAGTCCCTGGACGCCTTCGCCGACGCCGACCCGGCAAAGCTCCGGAAGGTGATAAAGACCCTCCGGGCCGCCTACGACGCCGTCATCATCGACACCGGCGCGGGACTGAGCCACGAGGTGGCCGTTCCCCTGGGACTCGCGGACGGCATCGTCCTCGTCACGACCCCCGACGAGGTCGCCGTCGGCGACACGGTCAAGACCGCCCAACTGGCCGAGCGCATCGACGGCAACGTCGTCGGCGGCCTCATCACGCGGGTGACACGCCACACGGACGTGGCCGACATCAACGAACGGTTCGACTTCCCGCTGCTCGCCGTCATCCCCGACGACCCGCAGGCGACAACCGAGGAGCCGCTGGTCCGCTACGAACCCGACAGCCCCGCCGCGGACGCCTATCTCCGCCTGACTGACGCGCTCGAGGGCGTCTTCTTCGAGGGGGACACCGCCGACGTCGACCTCGACACAATCGTCGACGACGCCTGGTTCATCGACGAGGAGGAGGCGGCGACGGTGGAGGGCGACGAGGCCGACGAGGAGAGCTCCGGCGGCGTCTTCGGGCTGTTCAACTAGGACAGACCGCCGTTTCTTCCGAAATGTGGGCGGTGTTTATCTGAGAGACATAGTGTGCCACCAGCCAGAAAGCCCCGACTGGCTGGTTACAACGCTGACCGCTCCGCAAAGCTGTTGAATCCTGTTGCTAGCTCACATCGAGGTCGGCGCCTCGACCCCGATGGCGTCCAGGGCGTTCGCAACGGTGTGACGGGTGCCGGCGACGAGGGCGAGCCGCGCCGCTCGCGTCTCCTCGTCCGCGTCGAGGACGGGACACTCCCGGTAGAAGGCGTTGAACGTCTCCGCGACGGTGCGGGTGTAGGTAGCGACCGTGTGGGGCTGGAGGTCGTCGGCCGCTTCCTCGATGACGGCGGGGAACCGCGCGAGCACGCGCAGGAGGTCAAGCTCCTCGGGCTCGCCCAGCTGGTCGAAGTCGGGGTCGTCGGGAATCTCGCCGGCATCCTCGGTGATGCCACAGCAGCGCGCGTGGACGTACTGGACGTATGGCGCGGACTGGGCCTCGAAGTCCAGCGCGCGCTCCCACTCGAAGGTGATGCCCTTGGTGGGCTGTTTCGAGACGATGTCGTAGCGGACGGCGCCGACGCCGACCTGGTGGGCGATGCGCTCGATGTCGGCCTCGTCTAGGTCCCCCCGCGTCCGGTCGTCCAGCCGGGACTCGACCTCGTCGCGGGCGCGGGCGATGGCCTCGTCGAGCAGGTCGTCTAAGTCGATACCGGTGCCCTCGCGGGTGCTCATCCCGCCTTCGGGGAGGTTCACCCAGGAGTAAAAGACCTGCTGGAGCTGGTCGGTGTCCTCGCCCAGCAGCTCCAGCGCGGCCGCGAGCTGGTCGGCCTGCAGGTGGTGGTCCTCGCCGAGGACGGTGACCGCGCGGTCGTAGTTGTCGAACTTCCACTCGTGGTGGGCCAGGTCCCGCGTCGTGTACAGCGAGGTCCCGTCCGAGCGCAGGAAGACGAGGTTCTTCTCGAACTCGGGGAGCTCCAGTTGCCAGGCGTCCTCGTCGTAGACCGCACAGTCGAGCTCTTTCAGCCGGTCGACCAGGGCGTCGGTGTCGCCGTTGCGCATGAACCGCGTCTCCTTGACGAACTCGTCGAACTCGGCGGGGAGCCGGGAGAGCGTGGTCTGCATCCCGCCCAGCACGGTGTCGACGACCTCGGCCACCCGGTCGTAGGTGTCGTCGTCGCCGTCTTCGAGCCCCTTGAGGATGGCCTGTATCTCCGCTTCGGCGTCCTCGACCTCGCTTTCCGGACCCTCTTCGAGGAACGCGTTCCCCTTGCGGTAGTAGCGGACCATCTCGTACTCGGGGGAGTCGCGCTCGGGGTCGGGGAGGTCGCTCTCGTCGAAGGTCTCGTAGGCCCAGGTGAACACCGCTATCTGGCGGCCGGCGTCGTTGACGTAGTAGTGGCGGTCGACGTCGTAGCCGGCGTAGTCGAGTACGCGGGCGAGGGCGTCCCCGATGATGGGGTTGCGCGCCCGGCCGACGTGGACCGGCCCAGTCGGGTTCGCGGAGGTGTGCTCGACGACGACGCTGGTCTCGCGGTCGGGGAGGCGACCGAACGCCTCGTCGGTCGCCCCGGTCAGCGTCTCGGCGAAGTAGGTATCGTTCGGCAGGAAGTTCACGTACGGGCCCTGCGTGGTCACGGAACCGACGTAGTCGAGCGCCTCGGTGTCGACGGCGTCGGCGATGTCGGCCGCCACCTTCGGCGGCGGGGCGCCGACCTCGCCGGCCAGGCGGAACGCGGCGCTCGAGGCCAGTACGGCGTCGACGTCCTCCGGGGGCTCCTCGATACCGAGGTCCCCGGTCGGGAGGTCCAGAGCCGTCAACGCCGAACGGAGCGCGTCTTCGGCCTCGGAGCGGAGCTGTCTGAACATACGCCTCTCTCCCGTCGCGGGGAGTAAATGGGTAACGAAACGCCGGGGGCTACGCGAAAAAGCGCGGGCCAAACAGCATCACGAACAGCCCGCCTATCATCGACACTGTCACCGCCAACGTGACGGCCGTCGTGAGGCTCCGGCGACCGGGCACGGGGAGTCTGGAGACCACCGACTCCGTCGACGCCCGGAGGATGTGGCCGCCGTCGAGCGGGAAGGTCGGGATGAGGTTGAACTGGCCGATGACGATGTTTATCCACCCGGTCCAGAACAGGACGTTCGCGAACAGGAAGACGGCCGAGTCCCCGAGGGCGGAGAGCGGTCCGTCGACGGTGTAGAAGTCGACCCAGAAGCCGGTGAAGCCGGGGAAGTTGTACCCGAGGCCGCCGCCGGGGGCCTCACCGATGACGGGGAGGACGAAGGCGAAGTAAATCTGCTGGAAAAAGCCGGTGTCGGCCGCCTGAACGCCAGTCCCGGGGTCCCCGCCGATGGCGTTCAGGAACGCCGCCGCCGGGTACTGGTCGAGGCCGAAGTCGTTGACCTCGATGCCCGACACGCCCGTCTGGGGCGCGATGCCGAGCAGCGCGCCCCCGGTGCCGTCGTCGCCGGCAGTGACGTTGTAGGTCCGTCGCTCGCCGTCGACGTAGGCGGTGACGGCGAGCGTCTCACCGGCCGAGCGGTTGTCCAGCACGTCCCGCAGTTGGGCCGTGTTCACGGTCCGTTCGCCGTCGATTTCCGTGATGACGATGCCGGTTTCGGCGGGCGCACCCTCGCCAGCGAGCGCCCCGTCGGCGCTGACGAGCGCGTAGCTCCCGGTCGGCATCACCACGGTCCGGCCGCCCTCCGTCCGAAGCTCCGCGACGGGGTGGGCCCGCGAGGCGTCGATGAACTGCTCGGTCGTCGAGACGCTCGTTCCGTTGACGCTGACGATGGTCTCACCGCTTTCCAGGGGCGCGCTCTCGATAGCGCTGCTGACGACCGCCGACCGCTGGACCGTCGCGGACTCCTTGTTCCGGAAGTCCACCGTCACGCGCGTCTCGTTGGTCGCTGCGAGCGTCGACTCCAGGTCGCTGGGGCTCTGCACCGCTTGGCCGTTGATGCCCGTTATCACGTCGCCCGACTCGATACCCGCCTGTGCCGCGGGGGTCTCCTCGACGGTGCCGCCGACGTGGTAGCCGTCGACGACGGCGATAGAGCCCGCTATCGGCCCGAACAGCAGGAGGAGCGCGACGAAAGACAGCGCGAAGTTGTTCGTCACGCCCGCGGCGTACATCCGCACCTGCGCGCCCCGGTCCGACTTCAGCAGCTCCGACTCGTCGGGTTCGACGAAGGCGCCGATGGGGATGACCGCGAGCAGCGCCAGCCCCATCGACTCGATGTCGATGTCCTCGACCCGGCAGAACAGTCCGTGGCCGCCCTCGTGGACGATGAGGGCGAGTACCAGCCCCAGGACGATTTCGGGTGCGACCGACAGCGGCAGGAAGTCGTTGACGCCCGGAATCGCCAGGGCGTTGCGGGGCTCGTTCAGCGCCGAGGGCTGTGGGTTGACCACCGCCTGGTAGGCGCTAAAGGCGACCAGCAGAAACGAGCCGACCATCACGACGAGAGCGGCGCCGACGCCCAGGTTCCCCCAGGCGCGCCAGAACCGCTTGGGCCGGGCCAGTCGCGTCAGTATCCGCTTGCCTCGCTGGGTGTGAACCGTCGCGAGCGGGCCACTGAACTTGACGTATTCGGGTATTACGCCGCGGGATTTGAGCGTCATCGCCGCCAGCGTGTACGCGGCGAGTCCGACGAGGACCCACGTCAGCGTGCCGACCATTTACCGAGAGAACGGGCCAGCAAAGCAAGAGGGTTTGGTTTGAACACGCCGACCGCCACGCGGCGCGTGCCTGCCGCCATCGGGCCGGCCTACTCCCGGCTCGCGACGCCCAGCAGCGCCAGCGCCGTCCCGAACAGCGCCGTGTTCTTCAGGAACTGTATCTGCTGTTGCTGGGCCTCCTCGGGCTCGTCGGCCGCCCAGAAGTCGTGCATCATCGGGGTGACGCCCAGGAAGAACGTCGCCACGGCGAGGGCGGCGAGCCTGGGGAGCCGCCACAGCGAGACGCCGACGCCGCCAAACAGCAGGAGTCCGTGGGCGGCCTTGTTCGAGACCTCCGGCATCGGGACCCCCTTGGCCTCTGCGTACTGGGCGCGGGACTCGGCGTTCCGGAGCCCGTCGACGGCCATCACGGCGAGGACGCCGCCGTACAGCAGCCGGCCCAGGCGGAACGAGCTCGATGACTGGTCGCTCGGACCGTCCGTGTCTGACTGAGCTGACATACCCGTGTGAACGGTCGCCACGCACTTAGAGCCACGTCCCGCTGTGGGGCCGTGTCAGGCTTCCCGGCGGAGCCGCCGCACGACGAAGTCCCGGTCGAGTTTCCCCATGAACGTCCCGAGCTGTGGCCCTTCCGTGTCGTCGAACAGCAGCCGGTAGCCCGCGGCGAAGAAGTCGGCGGTGTCGATGCCGTGGCGCTTCGCGGTCTCGTAAATCTCGCTCTGTATCTCGTCGCCGTCGTGGCCCGCGTCGACGAAGTCCGCGAGCTCGTCGAGTGCGGCTTCCATCTCGGGGCCGAACTCGACTGCGGGCATCTCGGCGCGCTTGAGTTCGTAGTCGAACTCGTTGCCGGTGCGACGGGCCCAGTGCTGGGCGCGCTCGACGCGGGCCAGGGCGTCCTCGACGGCCCACTCCGGCGCGTCCTCGGGGATGTGCCCCTCCTTGCGGGCGATCTGTTCCCGGATTTCGGGGTCCTCGGTCATTCCGAGGACGGCGGCGAAGGTGTAGGGGATGC
Proteins encoded:
- a CDS encoding ATP synthase subunit B; its protein translation is MKEYQTITEISGPLVFVETDEPVGYDEIVEIETSDGQMRRGQVLESASDYVAIQVFEGTEGIDREASVRFLGETMKMPVTEDLLGRVMDGTGQPIDGGPEIVPDERQDIVGAAINPFSREYPEEFIQTGVSAIDGMNTLVRGQKLPIFSASGLPHNDLALQIARQASVPEEEEGDDDEGSEFAVIFGAMGITAEEANEFMDDFERTGALERSVVFMNLADDPAVERTITPRLALTTAEYLAFEKDYHVLVILTDMTNYCEALREIGAAREEVPGRRGYPGYMYTDLAQLYERAGRIEGREGSVTQIPILTMPGDDDTHPIPDLTGYITEGQIYIDRDLNSQGVQPPINVLPSLSRLMDDGIGEGLTRADHADVKDQIFAAYAEGEDLRDLVNIVGREALSDLDNKYLDFADRFEDEFVDQGTDTDRDIDETLELGWDLLSMLPKDALNRIDEELIEEHYREDETAEEVAAD
- a CDS encoding bacteriorhodopsin, which codes for MPQPGSEQIWLWLGTAGMFLGMLYFIGRGWGETDDRRQKFYIATILITAIAFVNYLMMALGFGLTFIDLPNDPEAPIYWARYTDWLFTTPLLLYDLALLAGADRNTISTLVSLDVLMIGTGVLATLSAGSGVLSAGAERLVWWGISTAFLLVLLYFLFSTLSSRVTDLPSDTQGTFRTLRNLVAVVWLVYPVWWLIGTEGLGLVGIFSETAGFMVIDLVAKVGFGFILLRSHSVLDGAAAPTGATPADD
- a CDS encoding V-type ATP synthase subunit D, producing MAKDVKPTRKNLMQIEDRIELSERGHDTLEKKRDGLIMEFMDILDQAQDVREDLDDSYDRAQDAINMARAMEGDVAVRGAAAALKEHPELTTQSKNIMGVVVPQIDSTGVKKSLDERGYGVMGTSARIDEAADAYEELIENIILAAEVETAMKKMLEEIETTKRRVNALEFKLLPDLHDNKEYIEQKLEEQEREEIFRMKKIKAKKEEEEDAIAAEEANEEAEPLTADD
- a CDS encoding DUF6276 family protein, translating into MSCQSCGGETVAVPVSAELREYLPGDAPAVAVCRACLAMEPTDDAPEAVPDLTVLDDAVPSSPEAAVPLVLLVGLLDSLAVHRPEITALLERVEQAGTDPLLAVDRLADGYGADAHVDLAARRRQLEQLL
- the prf1 gene encoding peptide chain release factor aRF-1 encodes the protein MSEPQEQEQSDKQKYEFKKVIEELKGYEGSGTQLVSIYVPEDKLLSDVVAHVTQEHSEASNIKSKATRTAVQDALTSLKDRLRYYDVRPPENGMVLFSGAIDSGGGRTDMVTKVLESPPDPIESFRYHCDSAFLTEPLENMLADKGLFGLIVLDRREANVGWLKGKRVEPVKSASSLVPGKQRKGGQSAQRFARLRLEAIDNFYQEVAGMANDLMVPDRHEMDGVLVGGPSPTKDEFLDGDYLHHELQDMVLGKFDIAYTDESGLYDLVDAAEDVLEEHEMLQDKQVMEEFFKQLHDGDKATYGFDQTRQNLNMGAVEELLISEDLRKDVVAYTCENGHDEYDLIDSAKATPDHDCTRCSATVDAEEGEREDAIDHLMELADQRGTETVFISTDFEKGEQLLTAFGGVAGLLRYSTGV
- a CDS encoding MinD/ParA family ATP-binding protein, with the protein product MAGYVCTIAGGKGGVGKTTTAVNVGAGLQELGYDVAVVDADLGMANLGSMLAVEPDRSVHEILAGDAAVSEALTDAPGGLTVIAGEQSLDAFADADPAKLRKVIKTLRAAYDAVIIDTGAGLSHEVAVPLGLADGIVLVTTPDEVAVGDTVKTAQLAERIDGNVVGGLITRVTRHTDVADINERFDFPLLAVIPDDPQATTEEPLVRYEPDSPAADAYLRLTDALEGVFFEGDTADVDLDTIVDDAWFIDEEEAATVEGDEADEESSGGVFGLFN
- the argS gene encoding arginine--tRNA ligase — translated: MFRQLRSEAEDALRSALTALDLPTGDLGIEEPPEDVDAVLASSAAFRLAGEVGAPPPKVAADIADAVDTEALDYVGSVTTQGPYVNFLPNDTYFAETLTGATDEAFGRLPDRETSVVVEHTSANPTGPVHVGRARNPIIGDALARVLDYAGYDVDRHYYVNDAGRQIAVFTWAYETFDESDLPDPERDSPEYEMVRYYRKGNAFLEEGPESEVEDAEAEIQAILKGLEDGDDDTYDRVAEVVDTVLGGMQTTLSRLPAEFDEFVKETRFMRNGDTDALVDRLKELDCAVYDEDAWQLELPEFEKNLVFLRSDGTSLYTTRDLAHHEWKFDNYDRAVTVLGEDHHLQADQLAAALELLGEDTDQLQQVFYSWVNLPEGGMSTREGTGIDLDDLLDEAIARARDEVESRLDDRTRGDLDEADIERIAHQVGVGAVRYDIVSKQPTKGITFEWERALDFEAQSAPYVQYVHARCCGITEDAGEIPDDPDFDQLGEPEELDLLRVLARFPAVIEEAADDLQPHTVATYTRTVAETFNAFYRECPVLDADEETRAARLALVAGTRHTVANALDAIGVEAPTSM
- a CDS encoding site-2 protease family protein; the encoded protein is MVGTLTWVLVGLAAYTLAAMTLKSRGVIPEYVKFSGPLATVHTQRGKRILTRLARPKRFWRAWGNLGVGAALVVMVGSFLLVAFSAYQAVVNPQPSALNEPRNALAIPGVNDFLPLSVAPEIVLGLVLALIVHEGGHGLFCRVEDIDIESMGLALLAVIPIGAFVEPDESELLKSDRGAQVRMYAAGVTNNFALSFVALLLLFGPIAGSIAVVDGYHVGGTVEETPAAQAGIESGDVITGINGQAVQSPSDLESTLAATNETRVTVDFRNKESATVQRSAVVSSAIESAPLESGETIVSVNGTSVSTTEQFIDASRAHPVAELRTEGGRTVVMPTGSYALVSADGALAGEGAPAETGIVITEIDGERTVNTAQLRDVLDNRSAGETLAVTAYVDGERRTYNVTAGDDGTGGALLGIAPQTGVSGIEVNDFGLDQYPAAAFLNAIGGDPGTGVQAADTGFFQQIYFAFVLPVIGEAPGGGLGYNFPGFTGFWVDFYTVDGPLSALGDSAVFLFANVLFWTGWINIVIGQFNLIPTFPLDGGHILRASTESVVSRLPVPGRRSLTTAVTLAVTVSMIGGLFVMLFGPRFFA
- a CDS encoding DoxX family protein, which gives rise to MSAQSDTDGPSDQSSSSFRLGRLLYGGVLAVMAVDGLRNAESRAQYAEAKGVPMPEVSNKAAHGLLLFGGVGVSLWRLPRLAALAVATFFLGVTPMMHDFWAADEPEEAQQQQIQFLKNTALFGTALALLGVASRE